From one Thermatribacter velox genomic stretch:
- the msrB gene encoding peptide-methionine (R)-S-oxide reductase MsrB has product MESVFEELPGVIEVISGYTGGHKENPTYEEVCSGTTGHFEAVRVTYDPQRISYEELLEVFWKNIDPTDSGGQFVDRGLQYRTAIFYHNEEQKELAEKSKKELEQSGKFSKPIVTEIRPTSIFYPAEDYHQDYYKKCPVHYAIYSAGSGRKEFKEKYWNNEDSTEKKYLQFRKPTEKELRQKLTPLQYAVTQENATEPPFQNEYWNEKREGIYVDIVSGEPLFSSLDKYDSGTGWPSFTKPLEPENIIEIPDCSAGMNRVEVRSKYADSHLGHVFNDGPPPTGKRYCINSAALRFIPKEDLEKEGYGEYLKLFEKK; this is encoded by the coding sequence ATGGAAAGCGTTTTCGAAGAATTGCCTGGCGTGATAGAAGTTATCTCAGGGTACACAGGAGGCCATAAAGAGAATCCAACTTACGAAGAAGTATGTTCAGGTACTACTGGACATTTTGAAGCGGTAAGAGTAACCTACGATCCTCAGCGAATATCCTACGAAGAGCTTCTGGAAGTATTCTGGAAAAACATTGACCCTACTGACTCTGGAGGTCAGTTTGTGGACCGAGGGCTCCAATACCGAACAGCAATCTTTTACCACAACGAAGAACAAAAAGAACTTGCAGAAAAATCTAAAAAGGAACTGGAGCAATCCGGGAAATTCTCCAAGCCCATCGTGACCGAAATTCGTCCCACTTCCATTTTTTATCCAGCAGAGGACTACCACCAAGACTATTACAAAAAGTGCCCAGTCCACTATGCAATATACAGCGCTGGTTCGGGACGCAAAGAGTTTAAGGAAAAGTACTGGAATAATGAAGACTCTACAGAGAAAAAATATCTCCAGTTTCGCAAGCCTACCGAAAAAGAACTACGCCAAAAGCTCACTCCTCTCCAGTATGCCGTAACTCAGGAAAATGCCACTGAACCCCCTTTCCAGAATGAATACTGGAATGAAAAACGTGAGGGAATATATGTGGATATAGTTTCTGGAGAACCCCTTTTTAGCTCTCTTGATAAATACGATTCAGGAACTGGATGGCCCAGTTTCACCAAACCGCTGGAACCTGAAAATATAATTGAAATTCCTGATTGTAGTGCAGGAATGAACCGTGTTGAGGTACGCAGCAAATACGCCGATTCGCATCTTGGCCATGTCTTTAACGACGGACCACCACCTACAGGCAAGCGCTACTGTATTAATTCTGCTGCCCTGCGTTTCATCCCTAAAGAAGACCTTGAAAAAGAGGGATACGGCGAATATCTAAAGCTGTTTGAAAAAAAGTAG